A genomic segment from Nicotiana sylvestris chromosome 1, ASM39365v2, whole genome shotgun sequence encodes:
- the LOC138889945 gene encoding uncharacterized protein, producing the protein MAVTIRSGRGGEASTSKQKEVVSDDGELQNKDDPIVFKQVNEEKLDGEVRIDCHNNEEETQNDVNPSRKYVIDIPKTFKKFIEMMKNLSINVPLVEALEQMPGYSKFMKDLVIKKRSMDCETIKITHQVSVIVHSMAPKLENPDAFTIPCTIGSAYFSKALCDLGASKNLMSYSVFKDLGIGQPRATSIRLQMADRTMKRLLGIIDDVLVRVDKFILPADFVILDCEVDYEVPIILGRPFLAIGKELVDVEAGELTFQVGDENVIFHICKSMRQTNSTKVCSFVDLVTEVIVDDMSAMINVEDPLEAVLLNHDVTEDEVLVEYVNALQGVGSYSYEPHKRVIIPMSPINFPWILRTERLHQQSPQSWNLPYWS; encoded by the exons ATGGCGGTGACCATAAGGAGCGGTAGAGGTGGTGAAGCAAgtacctccaagcaaaaggaagttgtgagtgatgatgGTGAATTGCAAAATAAAGATGATCCTATAGTTTTTAAGCAAGTAAATGAAGAGAAGTTGGATGGTGAGGTGAGAATTGATTGTCATAACAATGAGGAGGAGAcacaaaatgacgtgaacccgtctaggaaaTACGTGATAGACATACCGAAAACG ttcaagaagtttattgagatgatgaaaaaTTTGTCGATCAATGTGCccttggtggaagctcttgagcaaatgccgggatattccaagtttatgaaagacttggtaattaaaaagagatctatggattgtgagaccatcaaaataactcatcaagtgagtgtcattgtgcactcgatggctccaaagcttgaaaATCCCGACGCATTtaccattccatgtaccattgggagtgcgtaTTTTTCAAAGGccttgtgtgatttgggagcaagtaaAAATTTGATGTCTTACTCTGTATTCAAAGatttgggtattggtcaaccgagagctacttcaattagattgcaaatggccgatagaacaatgaagaggctgcttggtattattgatgatgttcttgtccgagttgacaagtttattttgcctgCGGATTTTGTGATTCTCGACTGTGAAGTTGACTATGAGGTACCGATAATATTAGGAAGGCCTTTCCTAGCAATAGGTAAGgaattggttgatgtggaagcaggagaGCTCACCTTCCAGGTGGGTGACGAAAACGTTATCTTCCACatatgcaaatcaatgaggcagacGAATAGTACTAAGGTTTGTTCTTTTGTGGATCTGGTGACggaggtgatagttgatgacaTGAGTGCCATGATTAATGTGGAAGATCCTTTGGAAGCTGTATTGTTGAACCATGATGTCACCGAGGATGAAGTATTGGTAGAGTATGTCAATGCCTTGCAAGGAGTGGgttcttattcctatgagcccCATAAACGAGTTATTATTCCTATGAGCCCCATAAACTTcccttggatcttgagaacagaaagactccaccaacaaagccctcaatcgtgGAACCTCCCGTATTGGAGTTGA